One stretch of Cryptosporangium aurantiacum DNA includes these proteins:
- a CDS encoding TetR/AcrR family transcriptional regulator produces the protein MGHHGWNGNPPRTEDEARQRIIATAAACVERFGPTKTTLSDVAGELGVTRQTVYRYYGNLGELFSAVAQAGVDDFAERMERHLSACATPTDAAIESIVFAVQAIPREPYIGALFQAGETDVFSRAATSADAFSMGADILRRIPVDWSEIGVGDDELEGLAEILIRLFISFLQYPADPPRSEDELRDLVRRWLGPALSAPS, from the coding sequence GTGGGTCATCACGGTTGGAACGGCAACCCGCCGCGGACAGAGGACGAGGCACGCCAGCGCATCATCGCCACCGCCGCGGCCTGCGTCGAGAGGTTCGGGCCCACCAAGACGACCCTCTCCGATGTGGCCGGCGAGCTCGGGGTCACGCGGCAAACCGTGTATCGCTACTACGGGAACCTCGGTGAGCTGTTCAGCGCGGTTGCGCAGGCCGGCGTCGATGACTTCGCGGAACGGATGGAGCGGCATCTCTCCGCCTGCGCGACCCCGACCGACGCTGCCATCGAGTCGATTGTGTTCGCCGTTCAGGCGATCCCTCGGGAGCCGTATATCGGTGCGCTCTTCCAGGCGGGCGAGACGGACGTCTTCAGCCGTGCCGCCACGTCGGCGGACGCGTTCTCGATGGGTGCCGACATTCTCCGGCGCATCCCGGTCGACTGGAGCGAGATCGGGGTCGGCGACGACGAGCTCGAAGGTCTGGCTGAGATCTTGATCCGGTTGTTCATCTCGTTTCTCCAGTACCCGGCAGACCCGCCACGTTCTGAGGACGAACTGCGTGATCTGGTGCGCCGGTGGCTCGGACCAGCTCTATCGGCCCCGAGCTGA